The stretch of DNA CAAAAGAAAAGATAGTCCCTCCCAGGGATTTGCTATGTCAAGAGTTGCAAGGCGATCAGAACAACTGCGAAacatgcaagcaatgtgactatgaGATTGAATATGCCGATAGAAGCTCGTCTATGGGTGTTCTTGCAAAGGATGATATGCATCTAATCGCTACAAATGGTGGAAGGGAAAAGCTAGACTTTGTATTTGGGTACGGTCAAACCTTTTAGGAGATGACCCTTTTGCACATTCCTGATACATTAGAGCAAATGCTTTTAAATGATCTAAGTATCTTACTGGTTTTTATCTACCAAATAGGTGTGCATATGATCAGCAAGGCCAGCTTTTGTCCTCGCCAGCAAAGACCGACGGGATTCTTGGTCTTAGCAGTGCAGCAATAAGCCTTCCTAGTCAGCTGGCCAGCAAAGGAATTATTTCCAACATTTTCGGTCATTGTATCACTAGAGAAACAAATGGTGGGGGTTACATGTTTCTGGGTGATGATTATGTACCAAGATGGGGAATGACATGGGCTCCTATTCGAGGTGGTCCAGAGTAAGTTGCATCCTCCTTTTTAAAAGTTTATTAATTGCATGCACTGCCATTATTAGCATTTTTCTTTGGCTCCTAAATCACACACATAATGAACTTGTATTTTTGTTGCAACAATCCTTGAAAACCTTGCGCTGTTCTTTGATGATTTTGGTTTTCAATATTGTCAGCAACTTATACCACACAAAAGCCCAGAAAGTAAATTATGGAGATCAGGAGCTCAGCATGCATGGGCACGCAGGAAATTCTGTTCAAGTGATTTTTGATAGCGGGAGCTCATATACATACCTTCCAGAGGAAATGTATAAAAACCTTATTGATGCTGTAAGTCTCATTAATTATTCGTTTGGGTGAAGTTATCCGATTTCATTTACTAACTTTGTGTCTTGTAACATGTCAGATTAAGGATGATTCTCCCAGTTTTGTCCAAGATAGCTCAGATACGACATTACCTTTGTGCTGGAAAGCTGATTTTTCTGTTCGGTAATACTCCTATAAGATGTCTCTTTTAGGGGCGGTAGTTCGACAGGCAAGCCCCGGTAAAAAAAAACTACTTTCTCTTTTTCTAATCATATCGGGATTTTCAGGTCCTTCTTCAAGCCCTTGAACCTTCATTTTGGGAGAAGATGGTTTGTCGTGCCGAAAACATTCACCATTGTTCCCGATGATTACTTGATTATCAGTGTAAGTCTTCTATGTATTTTCCATAAAATTCTGTTAGGTCTTGTAACATCGATCTGCATCTCTAACACGAGTTCCATGCTGAGAACTCATGCTTATGCTTATTGTTCTTGCTTGACTTATTCCAGGAAAAGGGCAATGTTTGTCTTGGGCTGCTAAATGGAACAGAGATCAATCATGGGTCGACCATAATTGTCGGAGGTATAGATTCTTCTCTTACCCCCCAATCGGTAATCTTGCTGTGCAGTGACACGATTAATTGTGTCAAACTTGCAATGATCATTTCTTGGTTCTCCATTCAGATGTTTCTCTGCGTGGCAAACTAGTTGTGTATGACAATGAGCGGAGGCAGATCGGATGGGCTAATTCAGAGTGCACCAAGCCACAATCACAGAAGGGCTTTCCCTTCTTcctctgacgggcattgttgcaaaATATACATATGTAAGTGGCACAATAGAGAATACCGTTGGAGCTGCACGCTAGATAGCAGCTGCCATCAGTGCTGTATTTCATCTAAAGTCACTAGCCATGGTTCCCGCTTTCTGTTGTAATACTTGTTTGTAATGCACTGCATTGTTTGTATATACACAAGAATCAATGTATGCACGTATTATGAGCTGTAGATAGAATTTCAGCCTATATTGAAGTCAATAGCGCGTCTTGAAATTATGCAAAGCTGTGGTGCTTCCTAAATGACCTGATAACTAATTTTGATGCAACCAAAGGCTGTATGTAGTTTCCAGGCCTAGCAAAAAGCTCCTTCAGTGCATGGTGTTCACTGGTATGTTTATCCATGGAGTACATAAACTTGCTTAGCGATAACCGATTTATACAAAAACTTGAAAAAGCATGAAAACTGGTCACTTAAGCCTTGATGTGGTAACAGTTTGATACAAAACCTTGATCAGCTGCCAGATCGGACACCATGTCATCAAAGTGGCGCGCACTTGTGCTCGTTCTTTTTTGTGAAAACCCCCTGATTGAATCACATATATTTCTGAGAAGTCCTTAACGATGAGATGAAATGAAAACTTGTAAAAATGGTCCTGTTTTGCCATGAAATAACACGTGTATGTACTCAATGTGGCTGCTCCCTCAAGAGCTTGGTGCCTCAATTTTGTTAGGTTTTTACCCGTATATGATCAATTCATGTTCTCCATGatccttttttttgcgaaaataatTCTTGCATTACTCAAAGTTCAGTTTACATCTCGTTCAACAATCTCCAGGACCTTTTCTGGACCAGAGCCTAGCCAAACAGCAGTTTGGCATTGCAACCTACCAAAATTAGCCATGAAGTGACTAGCCCTATTACAATTCCGACGAGAATGAGTAATGcaagaatctctctctctctctctctctcatactgTACTATCAATGATCTCTCACTGTAAAAGCATATTTTGATTTGTTTCCAGCTCCTTATCATCTCTAAACAATCTGTTTCAATGTCAATGGGTAAATTACTCCATTGCAGTGCCAAAGAAATTCCTTCTTTCAAAGCCAACAACCCAGCTTCCAATATACTCCGTATATCTGCATGAGTAAAGGTGCCTGCATGATGTAAAGATGATTGATCCAGCGTGATCTCTAAGGATCATACCTGCTCCTGCATTTGATCGTGACACTGAACCATCTGTTTTTAATTTTACCCTTCCGGTAGTTGATTTTGACCATGATCCGGCTGTGCTCTAGGTCAATAAACATTGATGCACTTTCTGTTTGTATTCCGGACAAAGGACAGATTTGCCCTTTACTGGATCAATGACCGTGGTATCTTCTATGACTTGCAAAGAGGCCAAGTAGCTTGCTAGGAACCGGACTGAAACATGTACAGGAGGCAATGGTTTAGAGTGCACCAATTCATTCCTAACATACCATATTCTCCAACGCATAATCGTGTTTTTTGGCTGGAAATGATCTGTTGGTACCCGAAGTACATCTCCTTTGCATGATTTTGGCTAGGTCGGCTAGATGTGCTTGTTGGATTTTGGGAAAATTAATTCAGAGAATCGACTTACGTATAGCTGACCACAGTAGTGTAGAGGCTAGAGTCAAAATGCACTTTTGTGTGATTCGTGTTTGTGAATGCATCCAGGATGTTGCTGTAGAATGTAGCTTTTCTTAGGGGAAATAATTACTTTGCCTGTCATACATCTGTAGTCCAACCTCTTAGCAAGCGGCAAGGGTGTACTACAAAAATTCAGTCATAAGCTCCAGGACGTTCAAATATTCAATTAAAAAGGTTTCATCATAATAAACAATTCAAGATTATGAGCATGGGGAGCATAAACAAACAAAGCCAGTACATGGTTATAACACAAGCACATTCAACTGTGCTGAACAGAGCCTACTGGGATTCTCCATGCTTGAGCCGCTCAATCTGTCAACATCAAAGTGATCAACGACCACATTTCATTATTTTACACACACCAGTCCAAAAGATGGCCGTTATTCAGTATCTACATGCTCGTTACAATAATACTACAGATAACTGTATTTCAATGTTTAGGCTTTTTGTTCTCGGCTGCTGAAGTTTGAAATAGATAGCTCTGAATTATTATGTTTGAACATACTTTGGGGCAATTAATTTTTGAAAAGAGCATGGTGGGTTGGAACTTAAGGCTTAACTACTTCTCCAAACAGAGTTTGGCTTTCATGCTCTTCCTTCTCTCATTGAAATGCATTAAAGATTTAGTCACGAGTTTCAGAAAATGTGTCATATAATACATGAACTAGTCATTCCGCAATCCTGATTCGCTAAAGGAAAAGTAAATAGAAAGAAAGTCAAGAAGTCATAAATTACGAACAGTGTCTACATTATTTTGTACAGGCCAGAAGAGACTAAATTGTTTTGTAATTTTTACTATTTACTACAACAGACAGTGTCTTTTGCTGTATCTTGTTACTGCAATTCTAACTATGTACTGCACCAAACAGAGGCTTTTTTCATGTGCAAATTTGATGTAAACTTCCTTTTTTTGCAGTTACTTCATGGGAATTTACACCTATGTTCTCAGTAGAATTTGAACACAATGGACTTTTCTGTGGATTGGGTGCTATTAGGCAATATGTTGGATGCACACATGTGTTCGATTATTGTCATCCTGATAGTTTGTCAACACAAGTTATGAAGGACTGCTTGGAGAAGATTGGATATGATACTTTAGATCCTAAGATGTGCTTGCCTGAGAACAAGTCAATTTTTGATGGTATGATTTGTGTGGATAATGATGAAGTAATTGCTGCAATCAACGCTCCAAGTAGAGAACACAAGACACTATATTTG from Triticum dicoccoides isolate Atlit2015 ecotype Zavitan chromosome 6A, WEW_v2.0, whole genome shotgun sequence encodes:
- the LOC119317745 gene encoding aspartyl protease APCB1-like translates to MPMPPPPPPPPQLHGVVIITLPPPDQLSKGKTITAFTYTDEPGAGAPAPPLNRGPPMATAGREARRSRRAVSRRAGAMVLVLGALALAAYYSFYSDVAVQFLGMEEEEAQKERNETKSFLFQLYPKAHQGRALREFGNIKLAAKRVDDGGGRKVTKKLDVKGATSAGTNSTVLLPIKGNVFPDGQYYTSIFVGNPPRPYFLDVDTGSDLTWIQCDAPCTNCAQGPHPLYKPAKEKIVPPRDLLCQELQGDQNNCETCKQCDYEIEYADRSSSMGVLAKDDMHLIATNGGREKLDFVFGCAYDQQGQLLSSPAKTDGILGLSSAAISLPSQLASKGIISNIFGHCITRETNGGGYMFLGDDYVPRWGMTWAPIRGGPDNLYHTKAQKVNYGDQELSMHGHAGNSVQVIFDSGSSYTYLPEEMYKNLIDAIKDDSPSFVQDSSDTTLPLCWKADFSVRSFFKPLNLHFGRRWFVVPKTFTIVPDDYLIISEKGNVCLGLLNGTEINHGSTIIVGDVSLRGKLVVYDNERRQIGWANSECTKPQSQKGFPFFL